In Georgenia soli, a genomic segment contains:
- a CDS encoding nitrilase-related carbon-nitrogen hydrolase, protein MTVRKIALTQTPWTGDKESMIARHEDWTRQAAAQGAEAICFQELFYGPYFGITQDTKYYSYAEPVPGPTTERFAALAKELGMVIVLPIYEEERPGIYYNTAVIVDADGTVLGKYRKHHLPHLPKFWEKFYFRPGNLGYPVFDTAIGKVGLYICYDRHFPEGWRELGLNGAEIVFNPNATAPGISNRNWELEQPAAALANEYFVAAANRVGAETNEYGDEAVKFYGSSYVVGPDGMFVGEWASSTEPELKIWEIDLDLIREVRDRWQFYRDRRPDSYVAVTAP, encoded by the coding sequence ATGACCGTCCGGAAGATCGCGCTGACCCAGACCCCGTGGACAGGCGACAAGGAGTCGATGATCGCCCGCCACGAGGACTGGACGCGCCAGGCGGCCGCCCAGGGAGCCGAGGCGATCTGCTTCCAGGAGCTCTTCTACGGTCCCTACTTCGGCATCACCCAGGACACGAAGTACTACTCCTACGCCGAGCCGGTCCCCGGCCCGACCACCGAGCGGTTCGCCGCCCTCGCCAAGGAGCTGGGGATGGTGATCGTGCTGCCGATCTACGAGGAGGAACGGCCCGGCATCTACTACAACACCGCGGTCATCGTCGACGCGGACGGCACCGTCCTCGGGAAGTACCGCAAGCACCACCTGCCGCACCTGCCGAAGTTCTGGGAGAAGTTCTACTTCCGGCCCGGCAACCTCGGCTACCCCGTGTTCGACACCGCCATCGGCAAGGTCGGCCTCTACATCTGCTACGACCGGCACTTCCCTGAGGGCTGGCGCGAGCTGGGGCTGAACGGCGCCGAGATCGTCTTCAACCCCAACGCGACCGCGCCCGGCATCTCCAACCGCAACTGGGAGCTCGAGCAGCCGGCCGCCGCGCTGGCCAACGAGTACTTCGTCGCGGCGGCCAACCGCGTGGGCGCCGAGACCAACGAGTACGGCGACGAGGCCGTGAAGTTCTACGGCAGCTCCTACGTGGTCGGGCCGGACGGGATGTTCGTGGGGGAGTGGGCCTCGAGCACCGAGCCCGAGCTGAAGATCTGGGAGATCGACCTCGACCTCATCCGGGAGGTCCGCGACCGCTGGCAGTTCTACCGCGACCGCCGCCCGGACTCCTACGTCGCCGTCACGGCGCCGTGA
- a CDS encoding putative F420-0 ABC transporter substrate-binding protein, translating into MTATSCGVETTLEAPPERIVTIKSSATEMVLALGAGNRLVGTAFADGPVPADLAAAATDVPVLAEKNPSTEAVLELEPDLIYAGWESNLSADGAGERAMFQGLGVATYVSPSACKGPAYRPEKLTFDLVFDEIAEAGRLLGADEAAADLVAEQRAELDSVVRSDAGLTALWYSSGEDVPYVGAGIGAPQMIMDAVGLENVAGEVKDTWTSLGWEAVAEANPDVIVLVDATWNTAEHKRATLERNPVTATLPAVQEERYLVVPFPATEAGVRNVPAVTDLAEQLAELGVTP; encoded by the coding sequence GTGACCGCCACCTCGTGCGGCGTCGAGACGACGCTCGAGGCCCCGCCCGAGCGGATCGTCACGATCAAGTCCTCCGCCACCGAGATGGTGCTCGCCCTCGGCGCCGGGAACCGGCTGGTGGGCACCGCGTTCGCCGACGGCCCGGTGCCGGCGGACCTCGCTGCCGCCGCGACGGACGTGCCGGTGCTGGCGGAGAAGAACCCGTCGACCGAGGCCGTCCTCGAGCTCGAGCCGGACCTGATCTACGCCGGCTGGGAGTCCAACCTGAGCGCTGACGGGGCGGGCGAGCGGGCGATGTTCCAGGGCCTCGGCGTCGCGACGTACGTCTCGCCGTCGGCGTGCAAGGGCCCGGCGTACCGGCCGGAGAAGCTGACGTTCGACCTCGTCTTCGACGAGATCGCGGAGGCAGGGCGCCTTCTCGGGGCGGACGAGGCAGCGGCGGACCTGGTCGCCGAGCAGCGCGCCGAGCTCGACTCCGTCGTGCGCTCCGACGCGGGGCTGACCGCGCTGTGGTACTCCTCGGGGGAGGACGTCCCGTACGTCGGCGCCGGCATCGGCGCCCCGCAGATGATCATGGACGCGGTCGGGCTGGAGAACGTCGCCGGCGAGGTCAAGGACACGTGGACGTCGCTCGGCTGGGAGGCCGTGGCCGAGGCGAACCCGGACGTCATCGTGCTGGTCGACGCCACCTGGAACACCGCCGAGCACAAGAGGGCGACGCTCGAAAGGAACCCGGTCACGGCGACGCTGCCGGCCGTGCAGGAGGAGCGGTACCTGGTCGTGCCGTTCCCCGCGACCGAGGCGGGCGTGCGGAACGTGCCGGCCGTGACCGATCTTGCCGAGCAGCTGGCGGAGCTCGGGGTGACACCGTGA
- a CDS encoding putative F420-0 ABC transporter permease subunit, with product MGLALSALAVVLAGVAGWALTLGQADISTAQVWTSAWHHLCAGVSTPAGGWCPANPLSEIQDAIVWSGRAPRVVAAAAVGAGLALCGGVMQALTRNPLADPYLLGVSSGASVGAVLVLVLGLAAALPVAAFVGAVAALVLTLALATGRGGGLSPVRTVLAGVAVAQAGSAVVSFVIFWSSTGDSYREILTWLMGSLGGATWPEALTALGATAVVGTYLAGQARTLDAFTFGDVSAASLGVAVTRTRWVLLGATALLTGLLVSVAGAIGFVGLVVPHAVRLLVGERHHRLLPVAALAGATFLLLTDTASRSLFEPRELPVGILTAVVGAPVFAVLLRRRAAS from the coding sequence ATGGGCCTCGCGCTCTCGGCGCTCGCCGTCGTCCTGGCCGGCGTCGCCGGCTGGGCGCTGACGCTCGGCCAGGCCGACATCTCGACGGCGCAGGTGTGGACCTCCGCCTGGCACCACCTGTGCGCCGGGGTCTCGACCCCGGCCGGGGGCTGGTGCCCGGCGAACCCGCTGTCGGAGATCCAGGACGCCATCGTGTGGTCCGGTCGGGCGCCGCGGGTCGTCGCGGCCGCCGCCGTCGGCGCCGGGCTGGCCCTGTGCGGCGGCGTGATGCAGGCCCTGACGCGCAACCCCCTCGCCGACCCCTATCTGCTCGGTGTGTCGTCCGGGGCGTCCGTCGGCGCCGTGCTGGTGCTCGTGCTGGGACTCGCGGCCGCTCTGCCGGTCGCCGCGTTCGTGGGCGCCGTGGCTGCCCTGGTGCTCACGCTCGCGCTCGCCACCGGCCGCGGCGGCGGGCTCTCCCCCGTGCGTACAGTGCTGGCGGGCGTGGCGGTGGCCCAGGCCGGGTCCGCCGTCGTCAGCTTCGTGATCTTCTGGTCCTCGACCGGCGACTCCTACCGGGAGATCCTCACCTGGCTCATGGGCTCCCTCGGAGGCGCGACGTGGCCGGAGGCGCTCACCGCGCTCGGCGCGACCGCCGTGGTCGGCACGTATCTCGCCGGCCAGGCACGCACGCTCGACGCCTTCACGTTCGGCGACGTCTCCGCCGCCTCGCTCGGCGTCGCCGTCACGCGCACCCGCTGGGTCCTGCTCGGGGCGACGGCGCTGCTGACGGGTCTGCTCGTCTCGGTGGCCGGCGCCATCGGGTTCGTCGGGCTCGTGGTGCCGCACGCCGTGCGCCTGCTGGTGGGCGAGCGCCACCATCGGCTGCTGCCCGTCGCCGCCCTGGCCGGGGCGACGTTCCTCCTGCTCACCGACACGGCCTCCCGCAGCCTCTTCGAGCCGCGCGAGCTGCCGGTGGGCATCCTGACGGCGGTGGTCGGGGCGCCCGTCTTCGCGGTCCTGCTGCGGCGAAGGGCCGCCTCGTGA
- a CDS encoding ABC transporter ATP-binding protein: protein MSDLAIAGVRVGFDGVTILDGVDAQVPARAVTAVVGPNGAGKSTLLRALVGALPAGGAVMLDGTDLGRLTHRERARRMALVEQDSSAPVSRDVLDVVLLGRTPHRSRWGADSASDVEIAETALARAGASDLAGRDFSTLSGGERQRVHLARALAQQPEVLLLDEPTNHLDVAAQLDVLALARDLAADGVAVLAALHDLNHALRYADQVIVMSGGRVVTAGPPAAVLTGELVSEVYGVDAQRVRAGSHDLLVMDRAVTQVKRPSLRLGDAYVGA from the coding sequence GTGAGCGACCTGGCTATCGCCGGCGTCCGTGTGGGCTTCGACGGCGTCACCATCCTCGACGGGGTGGACGCCCAGGTGCCCGCCCGAGCCGTGACCGCGGTGGTGGGGCCGAACGGGGCCGGCAAGTCGACCCTGCTCCGTGCCCTCGTCGGAGCGCTGCCGGCCGGAGGGGCCGTCATGCTCGACGGCACCGACCTCGGCCGGCTCACGCACCGGGAGCGCGCGCGGCGCATGGCGCTGGTCGAGCAGGACTCCTCGGCGCCGGTGTCGCGTGATGTGCTCGACGTCGTGCTGCTGGGGCGGACACCGCACCGATCCCGGTGGGGTGCCGACTCTGCCTCCGACGTCGAGATCGCCGAGACGGCGCTGGCACGCGCGGGTGCCTCGGACCTCGCCGGCCGAGACTTCTCAACGCTCTCGGGCGGGGAGCGTCAACGGGTGCACCTGGCACGGGCGCTCGCGCAGCAGCCCGAGGTGCTCCTGCTCGACGAGCCGACCAACCACCTGGACGTGGCGGCGCAGCTCGACGTCCTCGCGCTGGCCCGGGACCTCGCTGCGGACGGGGTGGCCGTGCTCGCCGCGCTCCACGACCTCAACCACGCCCTGCGGTACGCGGACCAGGTGATCGTGATGTCAGGCGGGCGGGTGGTGACCGCCGGTCCGCCGGCGGCGGTCCTCACCGGCGAGCTCGTCAGCGAGGTGTACGGGGTCGACGCGCAGCGGGTCCGCGCGGGGAGCCACGATCTCCTCGTGATGGACCGCGCCGTCACGCAGGTGAAACGCCCGTCGCTCCGGCTCGGCGACGCCTACGTCGGCGCGTAA